From a region of the Enterobacter cancerogenus genome:
- a CDS encoding arsenic transporter, translated as MLLAGAIFLFTLVLVIWQPRGLSIGWSATLGAVLALVSGVVHINDIPVVWNIVWNATATFIAVIIISLLLDESGFFEWAALHIARWGNGRGRLLFTYIVLLGAAVAALFANDGAALILTPIVIAMLLALGFSKQATLAFVMAAGFIADTASLPLIVSNLVNIVSADFFTLGFSEYASVMVPVNIAAIAATLVMLHLFFRKEIPPTYELAKLRQPALAIHDVATFRTGWVVLLLLLIGFFVLEPLGIPVSAIAASGALILFAVAKRGQAINTGKVLRGAPWQIVVFSLGMYLVVYGLRNAGLTDSLSGVLSMLGQHGLWATALGTGFITAFMSSVMNNMPTVLIGALSIEGSTASGVIKEAMIYANVIGCDLGPKITPIGSLATLLWLHVLAQKNMSIAWGYYFRTGIIMTVPVLFVTLAALALRLSFTLQ; from the coding sequence CACATTAACGACATTCCGGTGGTCTGGAATATCGTGTGGAACGCGACAGCGACCTTTATCGCCGTCATTATCATCAGCCTTCTTCTGGATGAGTCCGGCTTTTTTGAGTGGGCGGCGCTGCACATCGCCCGCTGGGGTAATGGCCGGGGACGGCTGCTTTTTACCTATATCGTTCTGCTGGGCGCGGCGGTGGCGGCGCTGTTCGCCAACGACGGCGCTGCGCTGATATTAACGCCTATCGTCATCGCGATGCTGCTGGCGCTGGGCTTCAGCAAACAGGCCACCCTCGCCTTTGTGATGGCGGCGGGGTTTATTGCCGACACCGCAAGCCTGCCGTTAATTGTCTCAAACCTGGTTAACATCGTCTCGGCAGATTTCTTCACGCTGGGCTTCAGCGAATACGCTTCGGTCATGGTCCCGGTGAATATCGCGGCCATCGCCGCCACGCTGGTGATGCTGCACCTGTTCTTTCGCAAAGAGATCCCGCCGACCTACGAGCTGGCGAAACTTCGCCAGCCCGCCCTTGCCATCCACGATGTCGCCACCTTCAGAACAGGCTGGGTCGTGCTGCTTCTGCTGCTGATCGGCTTCTTTGTGCTTGAGCCGCTCGGCATTCCCGTCAGCGCCATTGCGGCGTCGGGCGCGTTGATTTTATTTGCCGTGGCGAAACGCGGACAGGCGATCAATACCGGCAAAGTGCTCCGCGGGGCACCGTGGCAAATCGTCGTCTTCTCGCTGGGAATGTATCTGGTGGTTTATGGTCTGCGCAATGCCGGGCTGACGGACTCCTTATCCGGCGTGTTGTCTATGCTGGGCCAGCATGGACTCTGGGCCACCGCGTTGGGCACCGGCTTTATTACCGCCTTCATGTCTTCGGTGATGAACAATATGCCGACGGTGCTGATTGGCGCCCTGTCGATTGAGGGCAGCACCGCGTCCGGGGTGATCAAAGAAGCGATGATTTATGCCAACGTGATTGGCTGCGATTTGGGTCCCAAAATCACACCGATCGGCAGCCTGGCGACGCTGCTCTGGCTGCACGTGCTGGCGCAGAAAAATATGTCGATCGCCTGGGGCTATTATTTCCGAACGGGCATCATCATGACCGTGCCCGTATTGTTCGTGACGCTCGCTGCGCTGGCGTTACGACTCTCTTTTACACTGCAATGA
- the arsC gene encoding glutaredoxin-dependent arsenate reductase codes for MSHITLYHNPDCGTSRNTLEMIRNSGNEPEIVLYLDTPPSRETLCKLIADMGISVRDLLRTNVDPYAQLGLADGQFSDEQLIDFMLQYPILINRPIVVTPLGTRLCRPSERVLDILPDPQRAAFTKEDGEAVVDASGNKIRGK; via the coding sequence ATGAGCCACATCACCCTCTACCATAACCCGGACTGCGGCACCTCGCGCAATACTCTCGAGATGATCCGCAACAGCGGGAATGAACCCGAGATCGTCTTGTATCTCGACACGCCGCCGTCGCGCGAAACGCTGTGTAAGCTGATCGCGGACATGGGCATCTCGGTACGGGATTTACTGCGCACGAACGTCGATCCCTATGCGCAACTCGGGCTTGCCGATGGGCAGTTCAGCGACGAACAGCTGATTGATTTCATGCTGCAATACCCGATCCTCATCAACCGCCCGATTGTCGTGACCCCGCTGGGGACGCGCCTGTGCCGCCCTTCTGAACGCGTGCTGGATATTTTACCCGATCCGCAGCGCGCGGCGTTTACCAAAGAGGACGGCGAAGCGGTCGTCGACGCGTCGGGAAACAAAATTCGCGGGAAATAG
- a CDS encoding TetR/AcrR family transcriptional regulator yields MSRPPNDPHRREKILQATLDTIAEHGIHAVTHRKIASCAGVPLGSMTYYFDGKEPLLEEAFTWFTRKMSQQYRDYFAGVSGPEMACESITTLIHSSEVTTPHNMALMYQLYAFMNRSAALKTVMQDWMKMSQTTLEQWFDPATARALDAFIEGMTLHYVTDRVPLTREEIRTMVGRIAGEGSRTALR; encoded by the coding sequence ATGAGCAGACCCCCCAACGATCCTCATCGCCGCGAGAAAATCCTCCAGGCGACCCTGGATACCATTGCCGAGCACGGGATCCACGCCGTCACGCACCGTAAAATCGCCAGCTGCGCAGGCGTGCCGCTGGGGTCGATGACCTACTATTTCGACGGCAAGGAGCCGCTGCTGGAGGAGGCGTTTACGTGGTTTACGCGGAAGATGTCGCAGCAGTATCGGGATTACTTTGCCGGGGTCAGCGGGCCGGAGATGGCGTGCGAGTCCATCACAACCTTAATCCACAGTTCGGAAGTGACCACGCCGCACAACATGGCGCTGATGTACCAGCTGTACGCCTTTATGAACCGTAGCGCGGCGCTGAAAACCGTGATGCAGGACTGGATGAAAATGAGCCAGACCACGCTTGAACAGTGGTTTGATCCGGCGACGGCCCGCGCGCTGGATGCGTTTATCGAGGGGATGACGCTGCACTACGTTACCGACAGAGTACCGTTAACGCGGGAGGAGATCCGCACGATGGTGGGGAGAATTGCAGGCGAGGGGAGCCGCACGGCCCTGCGCTAA
- a CDS encoding MFS transporter, whose product MTLTSPRKALQLRMWALFMFFFIPGLLMASWATRTPAIRDILSVSTAEMGIVLFGLSIGSMSGILCSAWLVKRFGTRAVIRTTMCCAVLGMVVLSVALWFASPLMFALGLTVFGGSFGAAEVAINVEGAAVEREVNKTVLPMMHGFYSLGTLAGAGVGMALTAFGIAANLHILLAALVCIIPILTGIRAIPDGTGKNSTGEQKSAAKGLPFYRDIQLMLIGVVVLAMAFAEGSANDWLPLLMVDGHGFSPTSGSLIYAGFTLGMTVGRFTGGWFIDRYSRVAVVCASALLGGLGIAMIIFVDVDWIAGVSVILWGLGASLGFPLTISAASDTGPDAPTRVSVVATTGYLAFLVGPPLLGFLGEHYGLRSAMLVVLGLVIIAALVARAVAKPEAEQTLENGYER is encoded by the coding sequence ATGACGCTGACCTCCCCTCGTAAAGCCCTGCAGCTACGCATGTGGGCGCTGTTTATGTTCTTCTTTATTCCCGGGCTGCTGATGGCCTCTTGGGCGACACGTACGCCCGCTATCCGCGACATCTTATCCGTCTCAACCGCGGAGATGGGCATCGTACTGTTCGGTCTGTCGATTGGTTCCATGAGCGGTATTCTGTGCTCCGCCTGGCTGGTGAAGCGCTTTGGCACGCGGGCGGTGATCCGCACCACCATGTGCTGCGCGGTGCTGGGCATGGTGGTCCTGAGCGTGGCGCTGTGGTTTGCTTCTCCGCTGATGTTTGCGCTGGGGTTGACGGTCTTTGGCGGCAGCTTCGGCGCGGCGGAAGTGGCGATCAACGTCGAGGGGGCAGCCGTTGAGCGCGAAGTGAACAAAACGGTGCTGCCGATGATGCACGGCTTTTACAGCCTCGGCACGCTGGCGGGCGCGGGCGTTGGCATGGCGCTGACGGCGTTTGGCATTGCGGCGAATCTGCATATTTTGCTGGCGGCGCTGGTATGCATTATCCCCATTTTGACCGGCATCCGGGCCATACCCGACGGTACGGGCAAGAACTCGACCGGGGAGCAAAAATCTGCGGCGAAAGGGCTGCCGTTCTATCGCGATATTCAGCTCATGCTCATCGGCGTGGTGGTGCTGGCCATGGCCTTCGCCGAAGGCTCCGCCAACGACTGGCTGCCGCTGCTGATGGTTGACGGTCACGGCTTCAGCCCCACCTCCGGCTCGCTGATTTATGCCGGATTTACGCTCGGCATGACGGTCGGGCGCTTTACCGGCGGCTGGTTTATCGACCGTTACAGCCGCGTGGCGGTGGTTTGCGCCAGCGCCCTGCTGGGCGGGTTAGGCATTGCGATGATCATCTTTGTGGATGTCGACTGGATTGCCGGTGTCTCGGTTATCCTCTGGGGCCTGGGCGCCTCGCTCGGCTTCCCGCTGACCATTTCTGCCGCCAGCGATACCGGCCCGGACGCGCCAACGCGGGTCAGCGTGGTGGCGACAACCGGCTATCTTGCCTTCCTGGTCGGGCCGCCGCTGCTCGGCTTCCTGGGTGAGCACTACGGGTTGCGCAGCGCGATGCTGGTGGTGTTAGGGTTGGTGATTATTGCCGCACTGGTGGCGCGTGCGGTCGCAAAACCGGAAGCAGAACAGACACTGGAGAATGGATATGAGCGTTAA
- a CDS encoding Cof-type HAD-IIB family hydrolase yields the protein MSVKLIAVDMDGTFLSDAKTYNRPRFLAQYARMKAQGIRFAVASGNQYYQLISFFPEIAHEIAFVAENGGWVVCAGEDVFNGELSKEHFDTVAAVLNDVVGIEIIACGKSSAYTLKEYDDAFHDIAAKYYHRLEKVSHFGNLNDIFFKFGLNVSDDEIPRIQALLHEKLNDIMVPVTTGHGSIDLIIPGVHKANGLRILQQRWGIEDSEVLAFGDSGNDVEMLRQSGYSFAMANAGPHIKAVARYEAPNNNEEGVLDIIEKALNGEAPFN from the coding sequence ATGAGCGTTAAGCTGATTGCAGTAGACATGGATGGAACCTTCCTGAGCGATGCCAAAACCTATAACCGGCCGCGTTTTCTGGCGCAGTATGCGCGTATGAAAGCTCAGGGCATCCGCTTTGCGGTGGCCAGCGGGAATCAATACTACCAGCTGATCTCCTTTTTCCCGGAGATCGCCCATGAGATTGCCTTTGTGGCCGAGAACGGCGGCTGGGTCGTCTGCGCCGGGGAAGATGTCTTCAACGGCGAACTGTCGAAAGAACACTTTGATACCGTCGCCGCCGTGCTTAACGACGTCGTGGGGATTGAGATTATCGCCTGCGGAAAAAGCAGCGCCTATACGCTAAAAGAGTATGACGACGCCTTCCACGACATCGCGGCGAAATACTATCACCGTCTGGAGAAGGTCAGCCATTTTGGCAACCTGAACGATATCTTCTTCAAGTTCGGGCTTAACGTCTCCGATGACGAGATCCCGCGCATTCAGGCCCTGCTGCATGAAAAGCTCAACGACATTATGGTGCCGGTGACCACCGGCCACGGCAGTATCGACCTGATTATCCCGGGCGTGCACAAGGCGAATGGTTTGCGGATCCTGCAACAGCGCTGGGGCATTGAGGACAGCGAAGTGCTGGCCTTTGGTGACAGCGGCAACGATGTGGAAATGCTGCGCCAGTCGGGCTACAGCTTTGCAATGGCCAATGCCGGACCGCACATCAAGGCCGTCGCCCGCTACGAAGCCCCGAACAACAACGAAGAAGGCGTGCTGGATATCATTGAAAAAGCGTTGAACGGGGAAGCGCCGTTTAACTGA
- a CDS encoding MFS transporter — protein MLNRSSSGNRLGRQALLFPLCLVLYEFSTYIGNDMIQPGMLAVVEQYNAGIEWVPTSMTAYLAGGMFLQWLLGPLSDRIGRRPVMLTGVVWFIVTCLATLLAQNIEQFTLLRFLQGVSLCFIGAVGYAAIQESFEEAVCIKITALMANVALIAPLLGPLVGAAWVHVAPWEGMFVLFALLAAISFFGLHRAMPETATRLGEKLSLKELGRDYKLVLKNVRFVAGALATGFVSLPLLAWIAQSPVIIISGEQLSSYEYGLLQVPIFGALIMGNLVLARLTARRTVRSLIVMGGWPIAAGLIVAAVATVASSHAYLWMTAGLSIYAFGIGLANAGLVRLTLFASEMSKGTVSAAMGMLQMLIFTVGIEVSKHAYAFGGNGLFSLFNLANGLLWVGLMVVFLKDKRVGSALQP, from the coding sequence ATGTTAAACCGTTCTTCTTCCGGTAACCGTCTGGGTCGTCAGGCGTTACTTTTCCCTCTGTGTCTGGTGCTCTACGAATTCTCTACCTATATTGGCAACGATATGATCCAGCCCGGGATGCTCGCCGTTGTCGAACAGTACAACGCAGGTATTGAATGGGTGCCGACCTCCATGACCGCCTATCTGGCTGGCGGCATGTTTTTGCAGTGGCTGCTGGGGCCGCTGTCGGATCGTATTGGCCGCCGTCCGGTGATGTTGACCGGCGTGGTGTGGTTTATCGTGACCTGCCTCGCCACGCTGCTCGCGCAAAACATCGAGCAATTTACCCTGCTGCGCTTCCTGCAGGGGGTGAGCCTGTGCTTTATCGGCGCGGTGGGCTATGCCGCCATTCAGGAATCGTTTGAAGAGGCGGTCTGTATCAAAATTACGGCGCTGATGGCTAACGTCGCGCTGATTGCGCCGCTGCTCGGGCCGCTGGTGGGGGCGGCGTGGGTACACGTTGCACCGTGGGAAGGCATGTTTGTGCTTTTCGCCTTGCTTGCCGCCATCTCCTTCTTTGGCCTGCACCGCGCCATGCCCGAAACCGCTACGCGCCTGGGGGAGAAGCTCTCCCTGAAAGAGCTGGGCCGGGATTACAAACTGGTTCTCAAGAACGTTCGCTTTGTGGCGGGTGCGCTGGCGACGGGCTTTGTTAGCCTGCCGCTGCTGGCGTGGATTGCCCAGTCACCGGTCATTATCATCAGCGGCGAGCAGCTCAGCAGCTACGAGTATGGCCTGTTGCAGGTGCCGATTTTTGGCGCGCTGATTATGGGTAACCTGGTGCTGGCCCGCCTGACCGCGCGCCGCACCGTGCGGTCGCTGATCGTTATGGGCGGCTGGCCGATTGCGGCAGGGCTGATCGTGGCGGCGGTTGCAACGGTTGCGTCCTCCCATGCCTACCTGTGGATGACGGCGGGGCTGAGCATTTATGCCTTCGGGATTGGCCTGGCGAACGCCGGTCTGGTGCGTCTGACGCTGTTTGCCAGCGAGATGAGTAAAGGCACGGTGTCCGCCGCAATGGGCATGTTGCAGATGCTGATCTTCACCGTGGGAATTGAAGTGAGCAAGCACGCCTACGCTTTCGGCGGCAATGGGCTGTTCAGCCTGTTCAACCTCGCGAACGGTCTGCTGTGGGTGGGGCTGATGGTGGTATTCCTGAAAGATAAACGCGTCGGCAGCGCGTTACAGCCGTAA
- a CDS encoding phosphatase PAP2 family protein, producing MAHGVSPSELSNLQTDKTKSLYRLPVRFYGYQLFVLLILAVLFIWLSRDETLDKWITGFWYDAATHGFPLQQNHLLDLLNHRLAKYIAIAAGALALIIGAWRRNTRLVTAALLMGLGALVVGALKSISHHSCPWDLVEYGGKALSYPLFSAVPEGSGPGRCFPGGHASSGFMLMGLFFAFWRERPRLAWACVALGVIAGLAMGYGQVMRGAHFFSHNLWAGWWVWFSQVAVYGLVSTWFAKE from the coding sequence ATGGCACACGGCGTCAGCCCTTCAGAATTATCTAACTTACAGACAGATAAGACTAAATCCCTTTACCGATTACCGGTACGCTTTTATGGTTATCAGCTTTTCGTGCTGTTAATCCTCGCGGTGCTGTTTATCTGGCTGTCTCGCGATGAAACGCTCGACAAATGGATCACCGGCTTTTGGTATGACGCGGCGACACACGGTTTTCCGCTACAGCAAAATCACCTGCTGGATCTGCTCAACCACAGGCTGGCGAAATACATTGCGATTGCGGCTGGCGCGCTGGCGCTGATTATCGGGGCCTGGCGACGCAATACCCGGCTGGTCACTGCCGCCCTGCTGATGGGGCTGGGTGCGCTGGTGGTCGGTGCGCTGAAAAGCATAAGCCACCACAGCTGCCCGTGGGACCTGGTGGAGTACGGCGGAAAAGCGCTTTCGTACCCGCTGTTTAGCGCGGTGCCTGAGGGCAGCGGCCCCGGGCGCTGTTTCCCCGGCGGGCATGCATCGAGCGGCTTTATGCTGATGGGGCTGTTTTTTGCCTTCTGGCGCGAACGTCCGCGACTGGCCTGGGCCTGTGTCGCACTGGGCGTGATTGCCGGGCTGGCGATGGGCTACGGGCAGGTTATGCGCGGCGCGCATTTTTTCTCTCACAACCTGTGGGCCGGGTGGTGGGTTTGGTTTTCTCAGGTGGCCGTCTACGGGCTGGTTTCTACCTGGTTTGCAAAAGAGTGA
- the ybjG gene encoding undecaprenyl-diphosphate phosphatase produces the protein MLENLNYSLFYLINATPASPAWMIDFATFIARDVISIVPALAVILWLWGPRKQVDAQRQLVIKVAMAIGVSVVTSYLLGHAFPHDRPFVDHVGYNFLHHAPDDSFPSDHGTVIFTFALAFLFWHRLWSGALLMAMALAIAWSRVYLGVHWPLDMVGGFLVGLIGCVSAAILWSLFGPALHRGLSGVYRTLFALPIRKGWIRD, from the coding sequence ATGTTAGAAAATCTAAATTACAGTCTGTTCTATCTGATTAACGCCACCCCCGCTTCCCCGGCGTGGATGATCGATTTTGCCACCTTTATCGCGCGCGATGTGATAAGCATAGTGCCCGCGCTGGCCGTTATTCTGTGGCTGTGGGGGCCGCGCAAGCAGGTCGATGCGCAGCGCCAGCTGGTGATCAAAGTGGCGATGGCTATCGGCGTCAGCGTGGTGACAAGCTATTTGCTCGGCCACGCCTTCCCGCACGACCGTCCGTTTGTCGACCACGTCGGCTATAACTTCCTGCATCACGCCCCGGACGACTCCTTCCCGAGCGACCACGGCACGGTGATCTTCACCTTTGCGCTGGCGTTCCTGTTCTGGCATCGCCTGTGGTCCGGTGCGCTGCTGATGGCCATGGCGCTCGCTATCGCCTGGTCTCGCGTCTATCTTGGCGTTCACTGGCCGCTGGATATGGTCGGCGGGTTCCTGGTCGGGCTGATTGGCTGCGTCAGCGCGGCTATTCTCTGGAGTCTCTTTGGTCCGGCGCTGCATCGCGGGCTGTCTGGGGTGTACCGCACCCTCTTCGCGCTGCCGATCCGTAAAGGCTGGATACGTGACTAA
- the deoR gene encoding DNA-binding transcriptional repressor DeoR, translating into METRRDDRIAQLLQALKRSDKLHLKEAATLLGVSEMTIRRDLNSNSAPVVLLGGYIVLEPRSASHYLISDQKTRLVEEKRRAARLAASLVQPHQTLFFDCGTTTPWIIEAIDSAIPFTAVCYSLNTFLALQEKPECRVILCGGEFHASNAIFKPLNLHDTLSNVCPDIAFYSAAGVNVRQGATCFNLEELPVKHWALNAAQYHVLVVDHSKFGKVRPARMGELAQFDAIVSDCRPDDDIVACAKTQQVKLMY; encoded by the coding sequence ATGGAAACACGCCGCGATGACCGCATAGCCCAGCTGCTACAGGCGCTGAAGCGCAGTGATAAGCTGCATCTCAAAGAGGCCGCCACGCTGCTTGGCGTTTCAGAGATGACCATTCGTCGTGACCTGAACAGCAACAGCGCGCCCGTGGTGCTGCTGGGCGGGTACATTGTCCTGGAACCCCGCAGCGCCAGCCACTATCTGATAAGCGATCAAAAAACGCGTCTGGTTGAAGAGAAACGCCGGGCCGCACGGCTTGCCGCCTCCCTGGTCCAGCCGCATCAAACCCTGTTTTTTGACTGTGGCACCACCACGCCGTGGATCATCGAAGCCATCGACAGCGCCATCCCCTTCACGGCAGTCTGTTATTCCCTGAACACCTTTCTGGCGTTACAGGAGAAACCCGAGTGCCGGGTTATCCTCTGCGGCGGCGAGTTCCATGCCAGCAACGCCATCTTCAAGCCGCTTAACCTGCACGACACGCTGAGTAATGTATGCCCGGATATCGCGTTTTATTCCGCGGCGGGCGTCAATGTGCGCCAGGGGGCGACCTGCTTTAACCTGGAGGAACTGCCGGTGAAGCACTGGGCGCTCAATGCAGCGCAGTACCACGTGCTGGTGGTGGATCACAGTAAATTTGGCAAGGTGCGCCCGGCGAGAATGGGCGAGCTGGCACAGTTTGACGCCATCGTCAGCGACTGCCGCCCGGATGATGACATCGTGGCCTGCGCGAAAACGCAGCAGGTGAAGTTGATGTATTGA